One genomic segment of Colias croceus chromosome 16, ilColCroc2.1 includes these proteins:
- the LOC123698360 gene encoding uncharacterized protein LOC123698360 isoform X3 gives MYEKVFVFGTKIFQERKRDAISSLPLELSSKIFLYLSDAALRIASRVCKIWERIIMSNRNLRRRLNHFELATKFGSERRAKFYKRNRKMLKKMQNFLPVNKCSAISTETTVLKSKRMGDDLIVCTKRYRLY, from the exons ATGTACGagaaagtttttgtttttggcactaaaatatttcaagagAGGAAACGCGATGCTATTTCTTCTTTACCGCTGGAGTTATCTTCGAAAATATTCTT ATATTTGAGCGATGCAGCACTTCGCATAGCAAGCCGAGTGTGCAAAATATGGGAGCGGATAATAATGTCGAATAGAAATTTAAGAAGACGTCTAAATCATTTTGAATTAGCTACAAAGTTTGGCTCGGAGCGACGTGCTAAGTTTTACAAgcgaaatagaaaaatgttGAAGAAGATGCAGAATTTTCTGCCGGTTAATAAATGTAGCG CTATCTCAACTGAAACAAcagttttaaaatcaaaacgaATGGGAGATGACTTGATTGTATGTACTAAGAGATACAGactatattaa
- the LOC123698345 gene encoding uncharacterized protein LOC123698345 isoform X1, whose amino-acid sequence MEKSLVSSSAMASTSDAKDDQVQQVSTTANTSENLFPESPVYEPEDEVYLIKDDSIKNTSVAEAEAKGDSITPVKRKLSEDSSDSNAKIQKIDLTDNEAAEGPASWADSQSLDDEVSSITSVAKRKLEDELPSTSRVRTPVRSSPRKVLKRSNSADVATPKTPKTPKSRSVSVDISKNRKTPRKGQLDFVKKDEDSQTRNTDSPSRPSVEFVREILPAKIPETIAEESISEPLNDSQNICLALSPTPEDEEDSSKAKITNYSSEPTVVKDRDEVIGPSEIKKAKSDSYVFSDANSTNSIGKELNKGKTTDQESTDSISSVGLDSPELIVPTVTSKLISKLSNGNSSTPTELASAKNGTSDNITPDIAMLNGNKVKRGKNESFRASNTTTPSTISPLQNGHSIPISTPQIPVFDIHVAHNDDCEFLSLYVVRTDNDVGMDMCKEYQRISKRFTIDPYLGDVSVSTSPSSVTSGGMLNLQNRTSFASTVSSTSTSSNRTSDGAFVVPQPPRKSVSNPSTSVKGFDGLMKKLQEIFSHIREASIEDSNRSLNEEKVSVGIQTSDLLSNGSASPEEVGKCDKATPKSSLKKTRVRGRRPIAGKTKRALLPTQHEEAEYAQAMSPEPTTTNGDNGKMSPKDIKDEKPLSALVGTPKSVSKLKQKRRPTSPRPATPVEKVVIKPEYPGFAPDTVVLAKWVDKRYYSGKVLEITEPNKYLIKFDDGQSKVLLDDFIIFGDMKKLPLQGQSVYALVDEEQNYEPGLVLDVEENSNGTVTYKCTTDGDTIVIVTASELYLTEDQARSLKESGRPRSPSAPATPRRRHNRELDLDNIIQGPRSARSRDKGNSSARKRVASPKSPKASTSGVKTKSTPVAGRKRLASESSEMSESSNSAPPVRLEEVTGVEPEVQKTPRKIDGVKAGPLQLKGAAKQNIGKKNSKLTKFENDEDTVSTLGPIPPAGSTLFAGLHFLLTCTEQPRLVDKRERESEKSHDTRHYSSEEDGETTSSMVGTDTEELEFCDRPFNKERLKEQLEAGGGIVYSDFDDVPKSKYASCMLIAPRPCLTIKYILCLAADVRAVSHAWVVRSCAAGRRLDPDAFLLPAGFALHRRAYVTWVPPSGKRNTTFFEDKVILICGEQDTFVKFWGRVCTLAGATTRVVNEEDLNMSGAYALIADFDCPHEVQNKANQDNIPIVSPTWVKQCLIEGKALLPTSHDRFSFMYTENE is encoded by the exons ATGGAGAAATCTCTTGTCAGCTCCAGTGCAATGGCCTCTACCAGTGATGCAAAAG aCGACCAAGTCCAACAAGTGTCGACAACAGCAAACACATCAGAGAATCTCTTTCCGGAGAGTCCAGTGTATGAGCCAGAGGATGAAGTTTACCTCATAAAAGATGACTCC ATAAAAAACACCAGTGTTGCAGAAGCAGAAGCAAAAG gtGACTCCATAACTCCTGTTAAGCGTAAACTATCGGAAGACAGTTCTGATAGCAATgcgaaaattcaaaaaattgaCTTAACCGATAATGAAGCCGCTGAAGGGCCAGCCTCTTGGGCTGACTCTCAATCTTTGGATGATGAAGTTTCTAGTATAACCAGTGTAGCTAAGAGGAAATTAGAAGACGAATTACCATCAACATCTCGCGTTCGCACCCCTGTCCGCTCTAGCCCCAGAAAAGTATTAAAACGTAGTAACAGTGCTGATGTGGCTACCCCGAAAACACCAAAAACGCCAAAATCGCGTTCTGTCAGTGTTGACATAAGCAAAAATCGTAAAACACCAAGAAAAGGCCAACTTGACTTTGTCAAGAAGGATGAAGACAGTCAAACTAGAAATACTGACAGTCCGAGCCGCCCGAGTGTGGAATTTGTGAGAGAAATACTACCAGCCAAAATTCCAGAAACTATCGCCGAGGAGAGTATATCGGAACCGCTTAATGACTCCCAGAACATCTGCTTAGCTCTTTCACCAACACCTGAAGATGAAGAGGATAGTTCAAAGGCGAAAATTACCAACTATAGTAGTGAACCCACAGTGGTAAAGGATAGAGATGAAGTTATTGGTCCCAGTGAGATCAAAAAAGCTAAAAGTGACAGCTATGTGTTCTCAGACGCGAATAGTACAAATTCAATAGgaaaagagttaaataaaggTAAAACTACCGATCAAGAGAGTACAGACAGTATAAGTTCTGTAGGCTTAGATAGCCCTGAACTTATTGTGCCAACTGTTACATCGAAATTGATATCCAAATTATCCAATGGCAATTCATCTACGCCAACCGAACTGGCCAGTGCTAAAAATGGTACATCAGATAACATCACACCTGATATCGCAATGTTGAACGGCAATAAAGTAAAGCGAGGGAAAAATGAGTCATTCCGGGCTAGCAATACTACAACGCCATCGACTATATCACCTTTACAGAATGGACATTCGATACCAATCAGTACTCCACAAATACCAGTTTTCGATATCCACGTCGCACACAATGACGATTGCGAGTTTCTGTCGCTGTATGTCGTACGAACAGATAACGATGTAGGGATGGACATGTGCAAGGAATATCAGCGGATATCAAAACGTTTCACTATCGATCCCTATTTAGGTGATGTGTCCGTTAGCACTTCACCATCAAGCGTAACAAGCGGAGGAATGTTGAATCTTCAAAACAGGACATCATTTGCATCAACAGTCAGTTCTACTTCCACATCCAGCAACCGCACAAGCGATGGAGCATTTGTTGTACCTCAACCACCTCGAAAATCGGTGTCCAATCCATCAACATCGGTCAAGGGTTTTGATGGACTGATGAAAAAACTCCAAGAGATATTCTCGCACATCAGAGAGGCCTCCATTGAAGATAGCAATCGTTCTTTGAATGAAGAAAAAGTGTCAGTTGGAATACAAACATCCGACTTGCTAAGTAACGGCAGTGCTAGTCCTGAAGAAGTTGGGAAATGTGATAAGGCAACACCAAAGAGCTCCTTAAAGAAAACAAGGGTGCGCGGAAGACGGCCTATTGCAGGAAAGACGAAACGTGCGCTCTTGCCAACACAGCACGAAGAAGCAGAATACGCGCAAGCAATGTCACCCGAACCGACTACTACAAATGGAGACAATGGCAAAATGTCTCCAAAAGACATCAAGGACGAGAAACCGCTTTCAGCTTTAGTTGGAACACCAAAATCAGTATCCAAATTGAAACAAAAGCGACGACCTACTTCACCGCGGCCGGCAACGCCGGTGGAAAAAGTTGTAATCAAACCAGAATATCCAGGTTTTGCACCTGACACTGTAGTATTGGCCAAATGGGTTGACAAGCGCTACTACTCAGGGAAAGTTCTAGAAATCACAGAACCAAACAAATATCTGATTAAATTCGATGATGGTCAGAGCAAAGTGCTTTTAGAtgacttcataatatttggcGATATGAAAAAGCTGCCATTACAAGGTCAATCCGTGTACGCTTTGGTGGATGAGGAGCAGAATTACGAGccaggcttagtgcttgacgTCGAAGAGAATAGCAATGGAACTGTCACCTACAAATGCACAACTGACGG GGACACGATAGTAATAGTAACAGCTAGTGAGTTATACCTCACGGAAGACCAAGCCAGGTCTCTAAAGGAGTCTGGTAGACCTCGCTCACCCTCTGCACCAGCAACACCTCGCCGACGACATAACAGAGAACTCGATctggataatattatacag GGCCCGCGCAGCGCTCGCAGCCGGGACAAGGGAAATTCGAGCGCTAGGAAACGCGTTGCATCACCAAAGAGCCCTAAAGCTTCGACATCAG GGGTAAAAACAAAAAGCACCCCAGTGGCCGGTCGTAAGCGGCTAGCAAGTGAGTCGAGTGAAATGAGCGAAAGCAGTAACTCAGCTCCGCCGGTACGGTTGGAGGAAGTGACGGGCGTGGAGCCAGAGGTGCAGAAGACACCCCGAAAAATTGATGGAGTTAAAG CCGGTCCTCTCCAATTGAAAGGTGCGGCGAAACAGAACATTGGCAAGAAGAACTCCAAACTGACTAAATTTGAGAACGACGAAGATACCGTATCGACTTTGGGACCTATACCGCCTGCGGGAAGCACTCTGTTCGCTGGACTGCATTTCCTGCTGACTTGCACTGAACAGCCAAGGCTGGTGGACAAGAGAGAACGGGAGTCGGAGAAg AGTCATGACACGCGTCACTATTCTTCAGAAGAAGACGGTGAAACCACATCGTCAATGGTAGGAACCGATACTGAGGAATTGGAATTCTGCGATCGTCCATTCAATAAGGAGCGGCTGAAGGAGCAGTTAGAAGCTGGAGGTGGCATTGTTTACag CGACTTCGACGACGTGCCAAAGAGCAAGTACGCGTCGTGCATGCTGATCGCGCCGCGGCCGTGCCTCACGATCAAGTACATCCTGTGCCTCGCGGCGGACGTGCGCGCCGTGTCGCACGCGTGGGTCGTGCGCAGCTGTGCGGCCGGCCGGCGCCTCGACCCCGACGCGTTCCTGCTGCCCGCCGGCTTCGCGCTGCACCGCCGCGCCTACGTCACCTGG
- the LOC123698345 gene encoding uncharacterized protein LOC123698345 isoform X2 encodes MEKSLVSSSAMASTSDAKDDQVQQVSTTANTSENLFPESPVYEPEDEVYLIKDDSIKNTSVAEAEAKGDSITPVKRKLSEDSSDSNAKIQKIDLTDNEAAEGPASWADSQSLDDEVSSITSVAKRKLEDELPSTSRVRTPVRSSPRKVLKRSNSADVATPKTPKTPKSRSVSVDISKNRKTPRKGQLDFVKKDEDSQTRNTDSPSRPSVEFVREILPAKIPETIAEESISEPLNDSQNICLALSPTPEDEEDSSKAKITNYSSEPTVVKDRDEVIGPSEIKKAKSDSYVFSDANSTNSIGKELNKGKTTDQESTDSISSVGLDSPELIVPTVTSKLISKLSNGNSSTPTELASAKNGTSDNITPDIAMLNGNKVKRGKNESFRASNTTTPSTISPLQNGHSIPISTPQIPVFDIHVAHNDDCEFLSLYVVRTDNDVGMDMCKEYQRISKRFTIDPYLGDVSVSTSPSSVTSGGMLNLQNRTSFASTVSSTSTSSNRTSDGAFVVPQPPRKSVSNPSTSVKGFDGLMKKLQEIFSHIREASIEDSNRSLNEEKVSVGIQTSDLLSNGSASPEEVGKCDKATPKSSLKKTRVRGRRPIAGKTKRALLPTQHEEAEYAQAMSPEPTTTNGDNGKMSPKDIKDEKPLSALVGTPKSVSKLKQKRRPTSPRPATPVEKVVIKPEYPGFAPDTVVLAKWVDKRYYSGKVLEITEPNKYLIKFDDGQSKVLLDDFIIFGDMKKLPLQGQSVYALVDEEQNYEPGLVLDVEENSNGTVTYKCTTDGDTIVIVTASELYLTEDQARSLKESGRPRSPSAPATPRRRHNRELDLDNIIQGPRSARSRDKGNSSARKRVASPKSPKASTSGVKTKSTPVAGRKRLASESSEMSESSNSAPPVRLEEVTGVEPEVQKTPRKIDGVKGAAKQNIGKKNSKLTKFENDEDTVSTLGPIPPAGSTLFAGLHFLLTCTEQPRLVDKRERESEKSHDTRHYSSEEDGETTSSMVGTDTEELEFCDRPFNKERLKEQLEAGGGIVYSDFDDVPKSKYASCMLIAPRPCLTIKYILCLAADVRAVSHAWVVRSCAAGRRLDPDAFLLPAGFALHRRAYVTWVPPSGKRNTTFFEDKVILICGEQDTFVKFWGRVCTLAGATTRVVNEEDLNMSGAYALIADFDCPHEVQNKANQDNIPIVSPTWVKQCLIEGKALLPTSHDRFSFMYTENE; translated from the exons ATGGAGAAATCTCTTGTCAGCTCCAGTGCAATGGCCTCTACCAGTGATGCAAAAG aCGACCAAGTCCAACAAGTGTCGACAACAGCAAACACATCAGAGAATCTCTTTCCGGAGAGTCCAGTGTATGAGCCAGAGGATGAAGTTTACCTCATAAAAGATGACTCC ATAAAAAACACCAGTGTTGCAGAAGCAGAAGCAAAAG gtGACTCCATAACTCCTGTTAAGCGTAAACTATCGGAAGACAGTTCTGATAGCAATgcgaaaattcaaaaaattgaCTTAACCGATAATGAAGCCGCTGAAGGGCCAGCCTCTTGGGCTGACTCTCAATCTTTGGATGATGAAGTTTCTAGTATAACCAGTGTAGCTAAGAGGAAATTAGAAGACGAATTACCATCAACATCTCGCGTTCGCACCCCTGTCCGCTCTAGCCCCAGAAAAGTATTAAAACGTAGTAACAGTGCTGATGTGGCTACCCCGAAAACACCAAAAACGCCAAAATCGCGTTCTGTCAGTGTTGACATAAGCAAAAATCGTAAAACACCAAGAAAAGGCCAACTTGACTTTGTCAAGAAGGATGAAGACAGTCAAACTAGAAATACTGACAGTCCGAGCCGCCCGAGTGTGGAATTTGTGAGAGAAATACTACCAGCCAAAATTCCAGAAACTATCGCCGAGGAGAGTATATCGGAACCGCTTAATGACTCCCAGAACATCTGCTTAGCTCTTTCACCAACACCTGAAGATGAAGAGGATAGTTCAAAGGCGAAAATTACCAACTATAGTAGTGAACCCACAGTGGTAAAGGATAGAGATGAAGTTATTGGTCCCAGTGAGATCAAAAAAGCTAAAAGTGACAGCTATGTGTTCTCAGACGCGAATAGTACAAATTCAATAGgaaaagagttaaataaaggTAAAACTACCGATCAAGAGAGTACAGACAGTATAAGTTCTGTAGGCTTAGATAGCCCTGAACTTATTGTGCCAACTGTTACATCGAAATTGATATCCAAATTATCCAATGGCAATTCATCTACGCCAACCGAACTGGCCAGTGCTAAAAATGGTACATCAGATAACATCACACCTGATATCGCAATGTTGAACGGCAATAAAGTAAAGCGAGGGAAAAATGAGTCATTCCGGGCTAGCAATACTACAACGCCATCGACTATATCACCTTTACAGAATGGACATTCGATACCAATCAGTACTCCACAAATACCAGTTTTCGATATCCACGTCGCACACAATGACGATTGCGAGTTTCTGTCGCTGTATGTCGTACGAACAGATAACGATGTAGGGATGGACATGTGCAAGGAATATCAGCGGATATCAAAACGTTTCACTATCGATCCCTATTTAGGTGATGTGTCCGTTAGCACTTCACCATCAAGCGTAACAAGCGGAGGAATGTTGAATCTTCAAAACAGGACATCATTTGCATCAACAGTCAGTTCTACTTCCACATCCAGCAACCGCACAAGCGATGGAGCATTTGTTGTACCTCAACCACCTCGAAAATCGGTGTCCAATCCATCAACATCGGTCAAGGGTTTTGATGGACTGATGAAAAAACTCCAAGAGATATTCTCGCACATCAGAGAGGCCTCCATTGAAGATAGCAATCGTTCTTTGAATGAAGAAAAAGTGTCAGTTGGAATACAAACATCCGACTTGCTAAGTAACGGCAGTGCTAGTCCTGAAGAAGTTGGGAAATGTGATAAGGCAACACCAAAGAGCTCCTTAAAGAAAACAAGGGTGCGCGGAAGACGGCCTATTGCAGGAAAGACGAAACGTGCGCTCTTGCCAACACAGCACGAAGAAGCAGAATACGCGCAAGCAATGTCACCCGAACCGACTACTACAAATGGAGACAATGGCAAAATGTCTCCAAAAGACATCAAGGACGAGAAACCGCTTTCAGCTTTAGTTGGAACACCAAAATCAGTATCCAAATTGAAACAAAAGCGACGACCTACTTCACCGCGGCCGGCAACGCCGGTGGAAAAAGTTGTAATCAAACCAGAATATCCAGGTTTTGCACCTGACACTGTAGTATTGGCCAAATGGGTTGACAAGCGCTACTACTCAGGGAAAGTTCTAGAAATCACAGAACCAAACAAATATCTGATTAAATTCGATGATGGTCAGAGCAAAGTGCTTTTAGAtgacttcataatatttggcGATATGAAAAAGCTGCCATTACAAGGTCAATCCGTGTACGCTTTGGTGGATGAGGAGCAGAATTACGAGccaggcttagtgcttgacgTCGAAGAGAATAGCAATGGAACTGTCACCTACAAATGCACAACTGACGG GGACACGATAGTAATAGTAACAGCTAGTGAGTTATACCTCACGGAAGACCAAGCCAGGTCTCTAAAGGAGTCTGGTAGACCTCGCTCACCCTCTGCACCAGCAACACCTCGCCGACGACATAACAGAGAACTCGATctggataatattatacag GGCCCGCGCAGCGCTCGCAGCCGGGACAAGGGAAATTCGAGCGCTAGGAAACGCGTTGCATCACCAAAGAGCCCTAAAGCTTCGACATCAG GGGTAAAAACAAAAAGCACCCCAGTGGCCGGTCGTAAGCGGCTAGCAAGTGAGTCGAGTGAAATGAGCGAAAGCAGTAACTCAGCTCCGCCGGTACGGTTGGAGGAAGTGACGGGCGTGGAGCCAGAGGTGCAGAAGACACCCCGAAAAATTGATGGAGTTAAAG GTGCGGCGAAACAGAACATTGGCAAGAAGAACTCCAAACTGACTAAATTTGAGAACGACGAAGATACCGTATCGACTTTGGGACCTATACCGCCTGCGGGAAGCACTCTGTTCGCTGGACTGCATTTCCTGCTGACTTGCACTGAACAGCCAAGGCTGGTGGACAAGAGAGAACGGGAGTCGGAGAAg AGTCATGACACGCGTCACTATTCTTCAGAAGAAGACGGTGAAACCACATCGTCAATGGTAGGAACCGATACTGAGGAATTGGAATTCTGCGATCGTCCATTCAATAAGGAGCGGCTGAAGGAGCAGTTAGAAGCTGGAGGTGGCATTGTTTACag CGACTTCGACGACGTGCCAAAGAGCAAGTACGCGTCGTGCATGCTGATCGCGCCGCGGCCGTGCCTCACGATCAAGTACATCCTGTGCCTCGCGGCGGACGTGCGCGCCGTGTCGCACGCGTGGGTCGTGCGCAGCTGTGCGGCCGGCCGGCGCCTCGACCCCGACGCGTTCCTGCTGCCCGCCGGCTTCGCGCTGCACCGCCGCGCCTACGTCACCTGG